One window of the Hoplias malabaricus isolate fHopMal1 chromosome Y, fHopMal1.hap1, whole genome shotgun sequence genome contains the following:
- the plekhf1 gene encoding pleckstrin homology domain-containing family F member 1, which produces MAVPEDLRFSVENRERIQAVENSFGPSGRGLLVPGRVLVGEGRLMKLSRRRPQPKAFFLFNDILVYGSVVVAGRWNKGQQVVRLEEVLLEDLEDGEDMRNQWLLKTPRKSFQVAAASAEEKRMWMEHIERCREEQLRRLGVTPARDFAAAWVPDQASDICMRCSERFTVAHRRHHCRRCGFIVCKNCSKARAVLHHISRKPVRICTLCKHALEGQERLQNPKPGLRAKRQASSDWKTSSTEEKPKYETSSDEEGGPDQNRVPTQWFGEDFSPYCYFNPQHARPPLL; this is translated from the coding sequence ATGGCGGTGCCGGAGGACCTGCGCTTCTCCGTGGAGAACCGGGAGCGTATCCAGGCGGTGGAGAACTCGTTCGGGCCGTCGGGGCGAGGCCTGCTGGTGCCGGGCCGCGTGCTGGTGGGCGAGGGCAGGCTGATGAAGCTGAGTCGGCGCCGGCCGCAGCCCAAGGCCTTCTTCCTGTTTAACGACATCCTGGTGTACGGCAGCGTGGTGGTGGCTGGGCGCTGGAACAAGGGCCAGCAGGTGGTGCGTCTGGAGGAGGTTCTGCTGGAGGACCTGGAGGACGGGGAGGACATGAGGAACCAGTGGCTGCTGAAGACGCCGAGGAAGTCCTTCCAGGTGGCGGCGGCGTCTGCGGAGGAGAAGAGGATGTGGATGGAGCACATCGAGAGGTGCAGGGAGGAGCAGCTGCGGCGTCTGGGCGTGACCCCGGCTCGGGACTTCGCCGCCGCCTGGGTCCCGGATCAGGCCTCCGACATCTGCATGCGCTGCTCCGAGCGCTTCACCGTGGCGCACCGTCGGCACCACTGCAGACGCTGCGGCTTCATCGTCTGCAAGAACTGCTCCAAAGCCCGCGCCGTCCTGCACCACATCTCCCGCAAACCCGTCCGCATCTGCACGCTCTGCAAACACGCTCTGGAGGGCCAGGAGCGCCTGCAGAACCCCAAACCGGGCCTCAGAGCCAAGAGGCAGGCCTCGTCCGACTGGAAGACCAGCTCCACGGAGGAAAAGCCCAAATACGAGACGTCCAGCGACGAGGAAGGAGGACCGGATCAGAACCGCGTCCCCACCCAGTGGTTCGGAGAAGACTTCTCCCCCTACTGCTACTTTAACCCCCAGCACGCCAGACCTCCACTGCTCTAG